A window of the Comamonas sp. Y33R10-2 genome harbors these coding sequences:
- the leuS gene encoding leucine--tRNA ligase, protein MQEKFNHIDVERAAQDHWQAKDAYRVTEDSSKPKYYACSMLPYPSGKLHMGHVRNYTINDMLTRQLRMKGFNVLMPMGWDAFGLPAENAALKNKVPPAKWTYENIAYMKKQMQAMGLAIDWSREIATCDPDYYKWNQWLFLKMLDKGIAYRKTQVVNWDPVDQTVLANEQVIDGRGWRTGALVEKREIPGYYLAITQYAQELLDHVQMGNEKATLTGWPDKVRLMQENWIGKSAGVRFAFTHDIKGADGNLIQDGKMYVFTTRADTVMGVTFCAVAPEHPLATHAAAGKPDLAAFIEECKKGGTTEAELAVREKEGKPTGLFVTHPITGAQVEVWIGNYVLMSYGDGAVMGVPAHDERDFLFANKYNLPIKQVVAVEGQAAYDDKLWSDWYGDKERGVLINSGELNGLNHKDAVQAVAKIVGDKGLGELKTTWRLRDWGVSRQRYWGTPIPIIHCEDCGAQPVPEKDLPVVLPEGLVPDGSGNPLIKSEEFHAGVVCPCCGKPARRETDTMDTFVDSSWYFMRYCDAKNSEQMVGAGADYWMRDQNSATGGSGMDQYIGGVEHAILHLLYARFWTKVMRDLGLLKIDEPFTKLLTQGMVLRGAYSQKLPSGAKEYYWEKDVDVATCTLKADGSKLDYEMTTMSKSKNNGVDPQELIEKYGADTARLYTMFTSPPELTLEWNESAVEGSYRFLRRVYNFGVKLAGMDMASAVAGVAGAKSLDDVEFSKAAKALRLEIHNVLKQVEYDYSRMQYNTVVSGAMKMINALEDFKALDEAGAKVALIEGFGILLRVLYPATPHVAHVLWSDLGYASHMGDLLDAAWPQVDPKALVQDEITLMLQVNGKLRGSIVVAAGADKATIEAAALAHEEYQKFAEGKEPKKIIVVPGRLVNVVI, encoded by the coding sequence ATGCAAGAAAAATTCAACCACATCGACGTCGAGCGCGCCGCTCAAGATCATTGGCAAGCCAAGGACGCTTATCGCGTCACCGAAGACAGCAGCAAGCCCAAGTACTACGCTTGCTCCATGTTGCCTTACCCCAGCGGCAAACTGCACATGGGCCATGTGCGCAACTACACCATCAACGACATGCTCACGCGCCAGCTGCGCATGAAGGGCTTTAACGTCCTCATGCCCATGGGCTGGGATGCGTTTGGTCTGCCCGCTGAAAACGCGGCGCTGAAAAACAAGGTGCCGCCTGCCAAGTGGACGTACGAAAACATCGCGTACATGAAAAAGCAGATGCAGGCCATGGGCTTGGCCATCGACTGGTCGCGTGAAATCGCAACCTGCGACCCTGACTATTACAAGTGGAACCAGTGGCTGTTCCTCAAAATGCTGGACAAAGGCATTGCCTACCGCAAGACCCAAGTGGTGAACTGGGACCCGGTGGACCAGACCGTGCTGGCTAACGAGCAAGTGATTGACGGCCGCGGCTGGCGCACGGGCGCGCTGGTGGAAAAGCGCGAGATCCCCGGCTACTACCTGGCCATCACCCAGTACGCGCAAGAGCTGCTGGACCATGTGCAAATGGGCAATGAGAAGGCCACGCTGACCGGCTGGCCCGACAAAGTGCGCCTGATGCAGGAAAACTGGATTGGCAAGAGCGCCGGTGTGCGCTTTGCGTTCACGCACGACATCAAGGGCGCTGACGGCAACCTGATTCAAGACGGCAAGATGTACGTCTTCACCACCCGTGCCGACACCGTCATGGGCGTGACCTTCTGCGCTGTGGCGCCTGAGCACCCGCTGGCCACGCACGCTGCGGCGGGCAAGCCAGACCTCGCTGCCTTCATCGAAGAATGCAAAAAGGGCGGCACCACGGAAGCGGAACTGGCCGTGCGTGAAAAAGAAGGCAAGCCCACCGGCCTGTTTGTCACCCACCCCATCACCGGCGCGCAAGTCGAGGTGTGGATTGGCAACTACGTGCTGATGAGCTACGGCGACGGCGCTGTGATGGGCGTGCCAGCTCATGACGAACGCGACTTCCTGTTTGCCAACAAGTACAACCTGCCTATCAAGCAAGTGGTGGCGGTTGAAGGTCAAGCCGCTTACGACGACAAGCTGTGGAGCGACTGGTACGGCGACAAGGAGCGCGGCGTATTGATCAACTCTGGCGAACTGAATGGCCTGAACCATAAGGATGCCGTGCAAGCCGTGGCCAAGATTGTGGGCGACAAGGGTTTGGGCGAGCTCAAAACCACATGGCGCCTGCGTGACTGGGGCGTGAGCCGCCAGCGCTACTGGGGCACACCTATCCCCATCATCCACTGCGAAGATTGCGGTGCCCAGCCTGTACCTGAGAAGGACTTGCCGGTTGTGCTGCCGGAAGGTCTGGTTCCGGACGGTTCGGGCAACCCGCTGATCAAGAGTGAAGAGTTCCACGCCGGTGTGGTTTGCCCTTGCTGCGGCAAACCTGCCCGCCGCGAAACCGACACCATGGACACCTTCGTGGACAGCTCGTGGTACTTCATGCGCTATTGCGACGCCAAGAACAGCGAGCAGATGGTGGGCGCTGGCGCTGATTACTGGATGCGCGATCAAAACTCAGCCACTGGTGGCAGCGGCATGGACCAGTACATCGGTGGTGTGGAACACGCCATCCTGCACTTGCTGTACGCACGCTTTTGGACCAAGGTCATGCGCGATCTGGGCCTGCTCAAGATCGACGAGCCCTTCACCAAGCTGCTCACGCAGGGCATGGTGCTGCGCGGTGCGTACTCACAAAAACTGCCCAGCGGTGCCAAAGAGTACTACTGGGAAAAGGACGTGGACGTTGCGACCTGCACGCTCAAGGCCGACGGCTCCAAGCTCGACTACGAGATGACGACCATGTCCAAGTCCAAGAACAATGGCGTGGACCCGCAAGAGCTGATCGAAAAATACGGCGCCGACACCGCGCGTCTGTACACCATGTTCACCTCGCCGCCTGAGCTGACACTGGAGTGGAATGAGTCCGCCGTCGAAGGCAGCTACCGCTTCCTGCGCCGCGTCTACAACTTCGGCGTCAAGCTGGCGGGTATGGACATGGCTTCGGCTGTGGCCGGCGTGGCCGGTGCCAAGTCGCTGGACGATGTGGAATTTAGCAAGGCTGCCAAGGCCCTGCGTCTGGAAATCCACAACGTGCTCAAGCAAGTTGAGTACGACTACTCGCGCATGCAGTACAACACCGTGGTCTCTGGCGCGATGAAGATGATTAACGCGCTGGAAGACTTCAAGGCGCTGGATGAGGCGGGTGCCAAGGTCGCATTGATCGAAGGCTTTGGCATTTTGCTGCGCGTGCTGTACCCGGCAACGCCTCACGTCGCCCATGTGCTGTGGAGCGATCTGGGCTACGCCAGCCACATGGGTGATCTGCTGGATGCCGCATGGCCCCAGGTCGACCCCAAGGCGCTGGTGCAGGACGAGATTACGCTCATGCTGCAGGTCAACGGCAAGCTGCGCGGCTCCATTGTGGTGGCTGCCGGTGCGGACAAGGCCACCATCGAAGCAGCGGCTCTGGCCCATGAGGAGTACCAGAAGTTCGCCGAAGGCAAGGAGCCCAAGAAAATCATTGTGGTGCCTGGTCGTCTGGTGAACGTGGTCATTTAA
- the holA gene encoding DNA polymerase III subunit delta, which produces MQLALNQLSSHLAKGLRSLYVLHGDEPLQLQEAADAIRALARTQGYTERSSFTVMGAHFDWSSVLAAGGSLSLFADKQILEVRIPSGKPGKEGGAALQQLASSAQGNDSTLTLISLPRLDKATRTGAWFSALDAQGVTIQVEPIERGALPHWIAQRLALQNQRVAAGEEGQRTLQFFADRVEGNLLAAHQEIQKLALLHSEGELSFAQVEQAVLNVARYDVFKLSEAVLSGQLARTMRMLDGLQAEGEAEVLVHWALAEDIRNIKRVKDAMAGGKPLPMALRENRIWGPKERLMERLVPRVSDDKAAQLLQSAHAVDGIVKGLPSEGWPRNSWQALRQLAMQLAQSGR; this is translated from the coding sequence ATGCAGCTTGCGCTGAACCAGCTTTCCTCCCATCTGGCCAAGGGCTTGCGCTCGCTCTATGTGCTGCATGGCGATGAGCCGCTGCAGCTGCAAGAAGCGGCAGACGCCATTCGCGCTTTGGCGCGCACCCAGGGCTATACCGAGCGCAGCAGCTTCACCGTGATGGGAGCGCACTTTGACTGGAGCAGCGTGCTGGCGGCGGGCGGCTCATTGAGCCTGTTTGCCGATAAGCAGATTCTGGAAGTGCGCATTCCCAGCGGCAAGCCCGGCAAAGAAGGCGGCGCAGCGCTGCAGCAACTGGCCAGCAGCGCGCAGGGCAACGACAGCACGCTGACCCTCATCAGCCTGCCGCGCCTGGACAAGGCCACGCGCACGGGTGCATGGTTTTCGGCGCTGGATGCGCAGGGCGTCACCATTCAGGTTGAGCCCATAGAGCGCGGCGCGCTGCCGCACTGGATTGCCCAGCGGCTGGCGTTGCAAAACCAGCGCGTGGCTGCGGGCGAAGAAGGCCAGCGCACACTGCAATTTTTTGCCGACAGGGTAGAAGGCAACTTGCTTGCTGCGCATCAGGAAATTCAAAAGCTGGCGCTGCTGCACTCCGAGGGTGAGCTGAGCTTTGCGCAGGTCGAGCAGGCCGTGCTCAATGTGGCGCGCTATGACGTGTTCAAGCTGTCTGAAGCCGTGCTCTCTGGTCAGCTGGCGCGCACCATGCGCATGCTCGATGGCCTGCAGGCCGAAGGCGAGGCTGAGGTGCTGGTGCATTGGGCGCTGGCCGAAGATATTCGCAACATCAAACGCGTGAAAGATGCGATGGCGGGCGGCAAACCTCTGCCCATGGCGCTGCGTGAAAACCGCATCTGGGGCCCGAAAGAACGATTGATGGAGCGTTTAGTGCCGCGTGTCAGTGATGACAAGGCTGCGCAGCTGCTGCAATCGGCCCACGCGGTGGACGGTATTGTCAAAGGCCTGCCCAGTGAGGGCTGGCCCCGTAACAGCTGGCAGGCTTTGCGCCAGCTGGCCATGCAGTTGGCACAGTCGGGTCGATAA
- a CDS encoding mechanosensitive ion channel family protein: MQTLAALCALAFIAMLAGWLARLVGLKVFRHMRDTLKARWALVLMHDKVLRRMAKVVPSLIIQFGVVSVPHLEPRWATLITNVAIAFTVYHLTRALCDLLNALNEEHEKDEERKAAAQQHSIKSYVQLGKLLLCSFAAVLIVATLLNRSPLLLLSGLGAMSAVLMLVFKDTILSFVAGVQLGSNDMLRVGDWIEMPQVGADGFVIDIALNTVKVQNFDKTITTIPTWRLMSDSFKNWRGMFESGGRRILRSLHMDAHSIHLLSKDEQHALSDIGLLRDYWNEKTGLRAVDDAQPGTITATSGHMIAPDQVSNLAAFKAYAYAYLLAHPRIHQGPGMFLLARTLEPSPQGVPLQLYCYTKTTIWVEYEAIQGEIFDHLMGMLPRFGLKLYQRSSDYGMHYPIPGPATATSAAMQ, encoded by the coding sequence ATGCAAACGCTGGCGGCCCTGTGCGCGCTGGCTTTTATCGCCATGCTGGCCGGCTGGCTGGCTCGCTTGGTGGGGCTTAAGGTGTTTCGCCATATGCGCGATACGCTTAAGGCCCGCTGGGCACTGGTGCTCATGCATGACAAGGTGCTGCGCCGCATGGCCAAAGTCGTGCCCTCGCTCATCATCCAGTTTGGCGTTGTCAGCGTGCCGCACCTAGAGCCGCGCTGGGCCACGCTAATCACCAATGTGGCAATTGCCTTCACCGTCTACCACCTGACGCGCGCGCTGTGTGACCTGCTTAACGCCCTCAACGAGGAGCATGAAAAGGACGAGGAACGCAAAGCTGCCGCCCAGCAACACTCCATCAAAAGCTATGTGCAGCTGGGTAAGCTGCTGCTGTGCAGCTTTGCCGCCGTGCTTATCGTGGCCACGCTGCTCAACCGCTCGCCGCTGCTGCTGCTGTCGGGCCTTGGCGCCATGTCGGCCGTGTTGATGCTGGTGTTCAAGGACACCATCTTGTCCTTTGTCGCCGGTGTGCAGCTGGGCAGCAACGACATGCTGCGCGTGGGCGATTGGATTGAAATGCCCCAAGTCGGCGCCGACGGTTTTGTGATCGACATCGCGCTGAACACCGTCAAGGTGCAGAACTTCGACAAAACCATCACCACCATCCCCACTTGGCGCTTGATGAGCGACAGCTTCAAGAACTGGCGCGGCATGTTCGAGTCTGGCGGGCGCCGCATTTTGCGCTCGTTGCACATGGATGCACACAGCATTCACCTGCTATCTAAAGATGAGCAACATGCCCTTTCAGATATTGGACTGCTGCGTGATTATTGGAATGAAAAGACGGGCCTACGCGCTGTAGATGACGCCCAGCCCGGCACCATTACCGCCACCAGCGGCCACATGATTGCACCCGATCAAGTCAGCAATCTGGCCGCCTTCAAGGCCTATGCCTACGCCTACTTGCTGGCCCACCCTCGCATTCACCAAGGCCCGGGCATGTTTTTGCTGGCCCGCACGCTAGAGCCATCGCCTCAGGGCGTGCCGTTGCAGCTGTACTGCTATACAAAAACCACCATCTGGGTGGAGTACGAAGCCATTCAGGGTGAAATTTTTGACCACCTGATGGGCATGCTGCCGCGCTTTGGCCTCAAGCTGTATCAGCGCTCGTCGGACTATGGAATGCATTACCCCATTCCCGGACCAGCCACCGCTACATCGGCAGCAATGCAGTAA
- a CDS encoding GDYXXLXY domain-containing protein, translating to MKRFSSQPHWWPAAQQQGLVQGNAAPADVHEPSVLVIAMAMLGVLVCMVPLIAFVFLGLGDEVFLGAGGMVLGLLALAGGGFLLRSGPQAFAGCAGLVLWLMGQALLLINFGIDHLESRPNLLMACVLTAAMQMLGAWLSPACWIQTIMGVGWAVAAFVFFMVLQSWLPWLLPLQLDSLLLLALWCLWLWGEPARLAQPRRGLAHARWAVFADAAIVGVLLLIAKGSYGNAWLDVQGPMGWNSDGNEGWQQSWSWVLIAARWLSAAEVLLATALLVRIWRDRGLLHARMSALLMLTGILLAVCAWFRVDLGAIALIAAAALLAGRWRIALLCGLLGLVVLGQFYYELHWPLAIKGVGVAVLGAVLLAGLWVLRQRTAADAVPQAAQPQTRSNKAQLGWMLAGAALVFGAVNWDVRGKEQVIAHGQRILVPLVPVDPRSLMQGDYMALRFDLPPAVSEGLEHISAPTAYVRAVVDGQGIATVQALVADRKQAGEGEVVLPLKRLKGKWVLVTDAYFFPEGQGTHFESGRYGDFRVLPDGRALLVGLADAGGKLMQPLPGGPLWSRKSVADGINPSERAAEAQAEAAVEGVETVEGAQEQAQQAAGNALESQKPRP from the coding sequence ATGAAGCGTTTTTCATCACAGCCTCACTGGTGGCCTGCCGCTCAGCAGCAAGGGCTGGTGCAGGGCAATGCTGCGCCTGCTGATGTACACGAGCCCTCAGTGCTGGTCATTGCCATGGCCATGCTGGGCGTACTGGTCTGCATGGTTCCGCTGATCGCGTTTGTGTTCCTGGGGCTGGGCGACGAGGTGTTTTTAGGCGCTGGCGGCATGGTGCTGGGCTTGCTGGCGCTGGCCGGTGGTGGGTTTTTGCTGCGCAGCGGGCCGCAGGCTTTTGCGGGCTGTGCAGGGCTGGTGCTGTGGTTGATGGGGCAGGCGTTGCTGCTGATCAATTTTGGTATTGATCACCTCGAGTCTCGCCCCAATTTGTTGATGGCTTGTGTGTTGACGGCTGCCATGCAGATGCTGGGCGCATGGCTGTCCCCGGCGTGCTGGATTCAGACCATCATGGGCGTGGGCTGGGCGGTGGCTGCCTTTGTTTTCTTCATGGTGCTGCAAAGCTGGTTGCCGTGGCTGTTGCCGCTGCAGCTCGATAGTCTGCTGCTGCTGGCTCTGTGGTGCCTGTGGCTATGGGGCGAGCCCGCCCGGCTGGCCCAGCCCCGGCGAGGGTTGGCACATGCACGCTGGGCGGTGTTTGCCGATGCCGCGATCGTCGGGGTGCTGCTGCTCATCGCCAAGGGCAGCTACGGCAATGCCTGGCTGGATGTGCAGGGGCCGATGGGCTGGAACTCAGATGGCAATGAAGGTTGGCAACAAAGCTGGAGCTGGGTTTTGATCGCCGCACGCTGGCTGTCTGCGGCAGAGGTCTTGCTGGCTACGGCGCTGCTAGTGCGCATCTGGCGCGACCGTGGTTTGTTGCATGCCCGCATGTCGGCATTGTTAATGCTGACGGGTATTTTGCTGGCTGTGTGCGCATGGTTTCGCGTGGATCTGGGAGCGATCGCTTTGATTGCCGCGGCCGCACTGCTGGCTGGGCGCTGGCGCATTGCTTTGCTGTGTGGGTTGCTAGGCCTGGTGGTGCTGGGTCAGTTTTATTACGAGTTGCACTGGCCGCTGGCCATCAAAGGTGTTGGGGTAGCTGTACTGGGCGCTGTGCTGCTGGCAGGCCTGTGGGTGCTGCGCCAGCGCACTGCTGCAGATGCTGTGCCGCAAGCCGCGCAGCCACAAACGCGTAGCAACAAGGCTCAGCTAGGCTGGATGCTGGCGGGCGCGGCGCTGGTGTTTGGCGCGGTCAACTGGGACGTGCGCGGCAAAGAGCAAGTCATTGCCCACGGCCAGCGCATTCTGGTGCCGCTGGTGCCCGTGGACCCGAGGTCGCTGATGCAGGGTGACTATATGGCGCTGCGCTTTGATCTGCCGCCCGCCGTTAGTGAAGGGCTAGAACATATTAGCGCCCCCACGGCTTATGTGCGTGCTGTTGTCGATGGGCAAGGCATTGCCACGGTGCAGGCGCTGGTGGCTGACCGCAAGCAAGCTGGCGAGGGCGAGGTGGTTTTGCCGCTCAAGCGGCTCAAAGGAAAGTGGGTGCTGGTGACCGATGCCTATTTCTTCCCAGAAGGGCAGGGCACACATTTTGAAAGCGGCAGATATGGCGACTTTCGCGTGCTGCCCGACGGTCGCGCTCTGCTGGTGGGGCTGGCCGATGCCGGGGGCAAGCTCATGCAGCCTTTGCCCGGCGGCCCTCTCTGGAGCAGGAAATCTGTGGCTGATGGCATCAACCCCAGCGAGCGCGCCGCTGAGGCACAGGCCGAGGCGGCTGTAGAGGGTGTGGAGACAGTGGAGGGTGCGCAAGAGCAAGCACAGCAGGCTGCGGGCAATGCCCTTGAGTCGCAGAAACCGCGCCCATAG
- a CDS encoding META domain-containing protein, giving the protein MRATSHFRGFFRPALGALCMLWALTGCTAEGNPLKGMSEAQAMAAEPAPLLNTYWKLVQMGDGSHVSAYDNQPEPHLVLESGTGRFHGAGGCNRLRGSYSLDGRWLRLPVTTTTRMACVQGRRREQLFISTLAQVSSFAVQGQKLTLTDADAQVLLRFEAVYLR; this is encoded by the coding sequence ATGCGTGCCACATCTCATTTCAGAGGCTTTTTTCGCCCAGCGCTGGGCGCACTGTGCATGCTGTGGGCACTGACGGGCTGCACGGCCGAGGGGAATCCGCTCAAAGGCATGAGTGAAGCCCAAGCCATGGCGGCAGAGCCTGCGCCGCTGCTCAATACTTACTGGAAGTTGGTGCAGATGGGGGACGGATCGCATGTCAGCGCTTACGACAACCAGCCTGAGCCGCATCTGGTGCTGGAGAGCGGCACCGGCCGCTTTCACGGCGCGGGGGGGTGCAACCGGCTGCGGGGCAGCTATAGCTTGGATGGGCGCTGGCTGCGTTTGCCCGTGACGACGACGACCCGCATGGCTTGTGTGCAGGGGAGGCGCAGGGAGCAGTTGTTCATCAGCACGCTGGCGCAGGTCAGCAGCTTTGCCGTGCAAGGCCAAAAGTTGACGCTGACCGATGCCGATGCGCAGGTGCTGCTGCGCTTTGAAGCGGTGTATTTGCGTTGA
- a CDS encoding DUF2157 domain-containing protein — MDPNLYQASQPLVADQVRVKERVAQLYQLAVSPSQPQTMQARVRTGLLLVAALLLGCGLIFWIAANWQEQSRLFKLSLIEGALAASVLAACLWPRMRVAALFCATLVLGGLLAFVGQTYQTGADAWQLFAVWAALSLIWVGMLRSDWLWLLWVLIVALGIVMWTGRLDWWNVLFLGNGWQLSSWLNIGLWLALLCVPTLVSLLPWLRVQGGMGWWSHRAALTCALAVWSSMFVAQIFDFEERGTGAVLVCTLALVAASLVLSLHGRFQDYVSLCLATLAANVLLLSAAARALVSADVGGLLIFGLLGLGCLGGSVRWLMSVQQRMREEQV; from the coding sequence ATGGACCCCAATCTGTATCAGGCCTCCCAGCCACTGGTGGCCGACCAAGTGCGAGTGAAAGAGCGCGTGGCGCAGCTCTATCAACTGGCTGTGTCGCCAAGCCAGCCGCAAACCATGCAAGCGCGTGTGCGCACCGGCCTGCTCTTGGTGGCAGCCCTGCTGCTGGGCTGCGGTCTGATTTTCTGGATTGCGGCCAACTGGCAAGAGCAGTCCCGTCTTTTCAAACTGAGCCTGATTGAAGGCGCACTGGCGGCATCCGTGCTGGCCGCCTGCCTGTGGCCGCGCATGCGGGTGGCGGCACTGTTTTGTGCCACGCTGGTGCTAGGCGGCTTGCTGGCGTTTGTGGGGCAAACCTATCAGACCGGGGCCGATGCCTGGCAGTTGTTTGCCGTGTGGGCCGCGCTGTCGCTGATCTGGGTGGGCATGCTGCGCAGCGACTGGCTGTGGCTGCTATGGGTGCTGATAGTGGCGCTGGGCATTGTCATGTGGACGGGGCGGCTGGACTGGTGGAATGTGCTGTTCCTTGGCAATGGCTGGCAGTTGAGCAGCTGGCTGAACATCGGCCTGTGGCTGGCGCTGCTTTGCGTGCCTACCCTGGTTTCGCTGCTGCCCTGGTTGCGTGTGCAGGGCGGCATGGGCTGGTGGTCGCACCGCGCGGCATTGACCTGTGCGCTGGCGGTGTGGAGCAGCATGTTTGTAGCGCAAATTTTTGATTTTGAGGAGCGTGGCACAGGGGCTGTGCTGGTCTGCACGCTGGCACTGGTGGCCGCCAGTCTGGTGCTGTCGCTGCACGGGCGCTTTCAGGACTATGTCTCGCTGTGCCTGGCTACGCTGGCGGCGAATGTGCTGCTGCTGTCGGCTGCGGCGCGGGCTTTGGTGAGTGCGGATGTTGGGGGGCTGCTGATTTTTGGTCTGCTGGGGCTGGGTTGTCTGGGCGGATCGGTGCGCTGGCTGATGAGCGTGCAGCAGCGTATGCGGGAGGAGCAGGTATGA
- a CDS encoding nuclease-related domain-containing protein translates to MNQIFATAFQGLFLYLVLALLVAVLLGVLRSPRFKGWRGERAVQNTIRRQLNPLVYVDLHNVTLPTRDGSTQIDHLIFSPYGLFVLETKNYQGWIFGSERQAQWTQQIFKKRSRFQNPLRQNYKHTKAVQELLGVAPEQVHSVIAFVGECEFKTEMPPNVTRGDGFVSFIQSFTQQVWGPEQMQDLLDKLEEVRLQPGRATNKQHVAHVKELQAAKSQAKPKSRPTPEPVAQPVRPPPPDAVDILLEPVTSAAAEVAVLAEAPSAAPVAVKLANEVRECPQCTWPLRKLVMQRGPLAGQGIWRCTNTAACSFVREDSSQS, encoded by the coding sequence ATGAATCAGATTTTTGCGACGGCCTTTCAAGGCCTGTTTTTGTATCTAGTGCTGGCGCTGCTGGTGGCTGTGCTGCTGGGCGTGTTGCGCTCGCCGCGCTTCAAGGGCTGGCGTGGTGAGCGGGCGGTACAAAACACCATTCGCAGGCAGCTCAATCCGCTGGTTTATGTCGATCTGCACAACGTCACCCTGCCCACGCGCGATGGCAGTACGCAAATTGATCATCTGATCTTTTCGCCCTATGGCCTGTTTGTGCTGGAGACCAAGAACTATCAAGGCTGGATTTTTGGCAGCGAGCGCCAAGCGCAGTGGACGCAGCAAATCTTTAAAAAGCGCAGCCGTTTTCAAAACCCGCTGCGCCAGAACTACAAGCACACCAAGGCAGTTCAAGAGTTGCTGGGCGTTGCGCCCGAGCAGGTGCATTCCGTCATCGCCTTTGTGGGCGAGTGCGAGTTCAAGACCGAGATGCCGCCCAACGTTACGCGGGGCGATGGTTTTGTGAGCTTCATCCAGAGCTTTACACAGCAGGTGTGGGGCCCTGAGCAGATGCAGGATTTGCTGGATAAGTTGGAAGAAGTACGCCTGCAACCGGGCCGTGCTACGAACAAGCAGCATGTGGCGCATGTGAAGGAGCTGCAGGCCGCCAAGTCGCAAGCTAAACCAAAGTCGCGACCCACGCCTGAACCCGTGGCCCAGCCAGTCAGGCCGCCACCGCCCGATGCTGTTGATATCTTGCTGGAGCCGGTGACATCTGCAGCTGCTGAAGTGGCGGTGCTGGCAGAGGCGCCTTCTGCGGCTCCCGTGGCTGTGAAGTTGGCGAATGAGGTGCGCGAATGCCCGCAGTGCACTTGGCCGCTACGCAAGCTGGTGATGCAGCGGGGGCCACTGGCCGGGCAGGGCATCTGGCGCTGCACCAATACGGCAGCTTGCAGCTTTGTACGAGAAGATTCCTCACAAAGCTGA
- the trxA gene encoding thioredoxin has protein sequence MIDITIENFEAEVIAASMQVPVLVDFWAPWCGPCKTLGPILEKLETAYEGRFKLAKIDSDQEQQLASMFGIRSIPTCVLMVEGKPVDGFTGAQTEGKLREFLDKHLPSEGEMASEANADEAQALLESGDTPAALQKMADALAADPSNDDARFDYVRLLIATGGFEEAKALLAEPIKRIPQPLRFEALSQWLKALEFAMADGNSDIAQYDAAIAANKRDFDARFGRARALLVHSQWTDAMDELLEIIMRDKTWNEQAARKLIVAVLELLTPPKPKKQDAVPGQTAGGIELLGKNTAEQDEATAMVNSYRRRLSMALN, from the coding sequence ATGATTGACATCACCATCGAGAATTTTGAAGCCGAAGTCATAGCCGCATCCATGCAGGTGCCGGTGCTGGTGGACTTCTGGGCACCTTGGTGCGGCCCCTGCAAGACGCTGGGCCCGATTCTGGAAAAGCTAGAAACAGCTTATGAAGGTCGCTTCAAGCTGGCCAAGATCGACTCCGACCAAGAGCAGCAACTGGCCAGCATGTTTGGCATTCGCTCCATTCCCACCTGCGTGCTGATGGTGGAAGGCAAGCCTGTCGATGGCTTCACAGGCGCTCAGACCGAAGGCAAGCTGCGCGAGTTCCTCGACAAGCACCTGCCCTCTGAAGGAGAAATGGCCTCTGAAGCGAATGCGGATGAAGCCCAAGCTCTGCTGGAGTCTGGCGACACTCCCGCCGCGCTGCAAAAAATGGCTGATGCACTGGCCGCTGACCCGAGCAACGATGATGCCCGCTTTGACTATGTGCGCCTGCTGATCGCCACGGGCGGCTTTGAAGAAGCCAAGGCCTTGCTGGCCGAGCCCATCAAGCGCATTCCCCAGCCGCTGCGCTTTGAAGCGCTGAGCCAGTGGCTCAAAGCGCTGGAATTTGCCATGGCGGATGGCAATTCCGATATTGCCCAATACGACGCGGCCATTGCGGCCAACAAGCGCGACTTTGATGCGCGCTTTGGCCGTGCCCGCGCTTTGCTGGTCCACAGCCAGTGGACAGATGCCATGGATGAGCTGCTAGAAATCATCATGCGCGACAAGACTTGGAACGAGCAGGCGGCGCGCAAGCTGATTGTTGCCGTGCTGGAGCTGCTGACCCCTCCCAAGCCCAAAAAGCAAGACGCTGTGCCCGGCCAGACCGCTGGCGGCATTGAGCTGCTGGGCAAGAACACTGCCGAGCAAGACGAGGCGACAGCGATGGTCAACAGCTATCGCCGCCGTTTGAGCATGGCGTTGAACTGA
- the lptE gene encoding LPS assembly lipoprotein LptE has product MQKRTLLAAMALTPLLGACGFRLRGAPNFVFRSIYVQAGRGAPVGTLLRRNLESSSDRLVVIKDPASPDTADVICQIVGEQAQRIIIGSNVAGQVREIELRLLVTFSLRTPGGDMVIEPTTIRQIRNVTYNETNALSKAAEEEMLNKDMRNDIVQQIIRRLGAVKSLETS; this is encoded by the coding sequence ATGCAAAAACGTACGCTGCTGGCCGCTATGGCCTTGACGCCTTTGTTGGGGGCCTGTGGATTCCGTTTGCGCGGTGCTCCGAATTTTGTGTTTCGCTCCATCTACGTGCAAGCCGGGCGTGGTGCGCCTGTGGGCACGCTGCTGCGCCGCAATCTGGAGTCGTCTAGCGACAGGCTCGTGGTCATCAAAGACCCAGCGTCACCCGATACGGCCGATGTGATCTGCCAGATCGTCGGCGAGCAAGCCCAGCGCATCATCATCGGCTCGAATGTGGCCGGTCAGGTGCGTGAAATTGAGCTGCGACTGCTGGTGACTTTTTCGCTGCGCACGCCAGGTGGCGATATGGTGATTGAGCCCACGACGATTCGCCAGATTCGCAACGTGACTTATAACGAAACCAATGCCTTGTCCAAGGCGGCAGAAGAAGAAATGCTCAACAAGGACATGCGTAACGATATCGTGCAGCAGATCATTCGCCGTTTAGGCGCGGTGAAGAGTCTGGAAACTTCTTAA